One Meles meles chromosome 13, mMelMel3.1 paternal haplotype, whole genome shotgun sequence DNA segment encodes these proteins:
- the C13H10orf95 gene encoding uncharacterized protein C10orf95 homolog: MYSYSCLASKEGVWPPLQPLTYTYLPSPLLLPPIHAHSFYSRPQSLSAGEWPAPREYHCFHGPGAPLAAALPSWAFQQAYAAALLPPFPAPGYLGPSLQGPAGEETADAQRWARWPEGGSLQAELRWGRVERALGPRLELPDVVRRELRRVYGTYPRTDVRVTYRGGQFLLQATPRVPEPEYRVQRRVLRPPASSDSADSSPAAEVAERGRGRKRKGRS, translated from the coding sequence ATGTATTCGTACAGCTGCCTGGCATCCAAGGAGGGCGTCTGGCCTCCGCTGCAGCCCCTCACCTACACCTACCTGCCCagccctctgctgctgccccccATCCACGCCCATAGCTTCTACAGCCGGCCCCAAAGCCTGAGCGCAGGCGAGTGGCCGGCTCCGCGGGAATACCACTGCTTCCACGGCCCAGGCGCGCCCCTGGCGGCCGCGCTGCCCTCGTGGGCCTTCCAGCAGGCCTACGCCGCAGCCCTGCTCCCGCCTTTCCCGGCGCCCGGCTACCTGGGGCCATCTCTACAAGGGCCCGCGGGGGAGGAGACGGCGGATGCTCAGCGCTGGGCGCGGTGGCCCGAAGGCGGCAGCCTGCAGGCCGAACTGCGTTGGGGCCGCGTGGAGCGCGCGCTGGGCCCGCGCCTAGAGTTGCCGGATGTGGTGCGCCGGGAACTCCGGCGCGTGTACGGCACGTACCCGCGCACCGACGTGCGCGTTACCTACCGCGGCGGCCAGTTCCTGCTTCAGGCCACGCCGCGCGTCCCCGAGCCCGAGTACCGTGTGCAGAGGCGCGTGCTGCGGCCGCCCGCCAGCAGCGACAGCGCTGACAGCAGCCCCGCCGCGGAAGTGGCAGAGCGTGGACgcgggaggaagaggaaaggccgGAGCTGA